A single Streptomyces sp. 2114.4 DNA region contains:
- the hutH gene encoding histidine ammonia-lyase, which produces MTRTPTTADGGTTDMPSLDAIVEAASWTAKLGPLADADVARMRESGATVDTYLAEGKPVYGLTQGFGPLVTYSSTSEMEQGSSLISHLGTAQGRPLGPEASRLVFWLRLNSMRKGFSAVSPGFWQRLADLWNAGFTPVIPRDGTVSASGDLQPLAHVALACAGYGEAWVRDAQGQWSPRPASQALADLGTEPLEWPVREALAFVNGTGVSLAVAILNQRSAVRLVRAVATLTARLTALLGGNAEHYDEGVGQARNQAGQLLVARWIRQDLSEDHRRDERRPLQEPYSLRCAPQVLGAVLDQLTMAGEILLREANGVTDNPLTHEGRVLHAGNFHAMPVGFASEQTGLALHMAAYLAERQLGLVVNPTTNGDLPIMLTPRAGRGCGLAGVQISATSFISRIRQLVTPASLTTLPTNGWNQDHVPMALNGANGVGEALDLGWLAVGSLALGAAQLAVMTEDAPEPVGVWAQLAHISPALEADRPMAAEVRAAAELFRSHAHALQADAG; this is translated from the coding sequence GGCCCGCATGCGCGAGAGCGGCGCCACCGTCGACACGTATCTGGCCGAAGGCAAGCCCGTGTACGGGCTGACGCAGGGCTTCGGGCCGCTGGTGACGTACTCCTCCACCTCCGAGATGGAGCAGGGAAGTTCGCTCATCTCCCACCTGGGCACCGCACAGGGCCGACCGCTCGGCCCCGAGGCCTCACGGCTGGTCTTCTGGCTCCGGCTCAACAGCATGCGCAAGGGCTTCTCCGCCGTCTCCCCGGGCTTCTGGCAGCGCCTGGCCGATCTGTGGAACGCCGGCTTCACCCCGGTGATCCCGCGGGACGGCACGGTCAGCGCGAGCGGCGATCTGCAGCCGCTGGCGCATGTGGCGCTGGCGTGTGCGGGCTACGGCGAGGCGTGGGTGCGCGACGCGCAGGGCCAGTGGTCCCCGCGTCCGGCTTCCCAGGCCCTCGCAGATCTGGGCACCGAACCGCTGGAATGGCCGGTCCGCGAGGCGCTGGCCTTCGTCAACGGAACCGGCGTCAGCCTCGCCGTCGCCATCCTCAACCAGCGCTCCGCCGTCCGGCTCGTACGAGCCGTCGCGACGCTCACCGCCCGGCTGACGGCGCTGCTCGGCGGCAACGCCGAGCACTACGACGAAGGGGTCGGCCAGGCGCGGAACCAGGCGGGACAGCTGCTCGTGGCACGCTGGATCCGGCAGGACCTGTCCGAGGACCACCGGCGGGACGAGCGCCGGCCGCTGCAGGAGCCCTACAGCCTGCGCTGCGCCCCGCAGGTCCTGGGCGCCGTGCTGGACCAGCTCACCATGGCCGGAGAGATCCTGCTCCGCGAGGCGAACGGCGTCACCGACAACCCCCTCACCCACGAGGGCCGGGTGCTGCACGCCGGCAACTTCCACGCCATGCCGGTCGGTTTCGCCTCGGAGCAGACCGGGCTCGCCCTGCACATGGCCGCATATCTGGCGGAACGGCAGCTCGGCCTGGTGGTCAATCCCACCACCAACGGCGACCTGCCGATCATGCTCACGCCCCGGGCCGGCCGCGGCTGCGGACTGGCCGGGGTGCAGATCAGCGCCACCTCCTTCATCTCGCGGATCCGGCAGCTGGTCACCCCGGCGTCGCTGACGACGCTGCCGACCAACGGGTGGAACCAGGACCACGTACCGATGGCGCTCAACGGCGCGAACGGCGTCGGCGAGGCCCTGGACCTGGGCTGGCTCGCCGTGGGTTCGCTCGCCCTGGGCGCGGCCCAGCTGGCGGTGATGACCGAGGACGCTCCGGAGCCCGTCGGCGTGTGGGCGCAACTGGCCCACATCTCCCCGGCGCTGGAGGCCGACCGGCCGATGGCGGCCGAGGTGCGGGCGGCCGCCGAGCTGTTCCGCAGCCATGCGCACGCCCTGCAGGCCGACGCCGGCTGA
- a CDS encoding LLM class F420-dependent oxidoreductase, producing MTRWGITLPLTGVPLPAHRELVERLPGLGYTDVWTAETSGTDAFSPLVLASQWSSGLRLGTAIAPVFTRGPALLAMTAAAAADCAPGRFALGIGASSPGVVRDWNAMEHTRPYARTRDTLRFLRTAFEGKVVNAQYPTFSVRGFRLERPPASPPPLLLAALRPRMLRLAATEADGAITNWLAPADVPKVRAEIGPGTELVAPVFVCLTDDARKARRLGRMMISSYLTVPAYRAFQDWLGRTEPLAAMHRAWDAGDRWRAGMAVPDEVVDELVVHGSPEECRARIRAYTANGLDTPVIALLPTDDGDPVEQVEALAPCQD from the coding sequence ATGACCCGATGGGGGATCACCCTCCCGCTGACCGGCGTGCCCCTGCCGGCGCACCGCGAGCTTGTCGAGCGGCTTCCCGGCCTCGGCTACACCGACGTGTGGACGGCCGAGACCTCGGGCACCGACGCGTTCTCACCCCTGGTGCTGGCCTCGCAGTGGTCGTCCGGCCTGCGGCTGGGCACCGCCATCGCTCCGGTGTTCACCCGCGGTCCGGCCCTTCTGGCGATGACCGCCGCGGCCGCCGCCGACTGCGCGCCCGGCCGGTTCGCGCTGGGCATCGGCGCTTCCTCCCCCGGCGTCGTACGGGACTGGAACGCCATGGAACACACCCGCCCCTACGCGCGTACCCGCGACACCCTGCGGTTCCTGCGCACCGCCTTCGAGGGGAAGGTGGTGAACGCGCAGTACCCGACCTTCTCGGTCCGCGGCTTCCGGCTGGAGCGGCCGCCGGCTTCGCCCCCGCCCCTCCTGCTGGCCGCGCTGCGCCCCCGTATGCTGCGGCTCGCCGCCACCGAGGCGGACGGTGCCATCACCAACTGGCTGGCCCCCGCCGATGTACCGAAGGTCAGGGCCGAGATCGGCCCCGGGACCGAACTCGTCGCCCCGGTCTTCGTGTGCCTCACCGACGATGCCAGAAAAGCCCGCCGTCTGGGCCGGATGATGATCAGCAGCTACCTCACCGTGCCTGCGTACCGGGCGTTCCAGGACTGGCTCGGCCGTACCGAACCACTCGCCGCGATGCACCGGGCCTGGGACGCGGGCGACCGCTGGCGCGCGGGCATGGCCGTTCCGGACGAGGTGGTCGACGAACTGGTGGTGCACGGCAGCCCGGAGGAATGCCGCGCACGGATCCGTGCCTACACGGCCAACGGGCTCGACACCCCCGTGATCGCCTTGCTGCCCACCGACGACGGTGACCCTGTCGAGCAGGTCGAAGCCCTCGCGCCGTGTCAGGACTGA
- a CDS encoding 4'-phosphopantetheinyl transferase has protein sequence MIARILPDCVAAAESYGDEPAAELFPEESRLTATMSDVRRREFTTVRHCARRAALRIGVPPAPLLPGPAGAPQWPHGIVGSMTHCRGYRAAALARSDQVRGVGIDAEPHQALPEGMLDRIALPGEQEQQRVLRRLNGSMCWDRLLFCAKEAVYKVWSPLTRAWLGFHEASISIAPDGGTGAGTFRVRVLRAVPEGADGEVPTMLQGNWLANRHLLLAAIVVPRAPATP, from the coding sequence GTGATCGCGCGGATACTGCCGGACTGCGTCGCGGCGGCGGAGTCCTACGGCGACGAACCGGCCGCCGAATTGTTCCCCGAGGAGAGCAGGCTGACGGCCACCATGTCCGACGTCCGCCGCCGCGAGTTCACCACCGTGCGGCACTGCGCCCGGCGCGCGGCACTGCGCATCGGCGTTCCGCCGGCTCCTTTGCTGCCGGGGCCCGCGGGCGCTCCGCAGTGGCCCCACGGCATCGTCGGCAGCATGACGCACTGCCGGGGCTACCGCGCCGCCGCCCTGGCCCGTAGCGACCAGGTGCGGGGCGTGGGCATCGACGCCGAGCCCCATCAGGCGCTGCCCGAGGGCATGTTGGACCGCATCGCACTGCCGGGAGAGCAGGAGCAGCAGCGTGTGCTGCGGCGGCTGAACGGCAGCATGTGCTGGGACCGACTGCTGTTCTGCGCCAAGGAGGCCGTCTACAAGGTGTGGTCACCTCTGACCCGCGCATGGCTGGGCTTCCACGAGGCCTCGATCAGCATCGCCCCGGACGGCGGCACCGGGGCGGGCACGTTCCGCGTGCGCGTGCTCCGGGCCGTGCCGGAGGGGGCCGACGGCGAGGTCCCGACGATGCTTCAAGGGAACTGGCTCGCCAACCGCCACCTGCTGCTCGCCGCGATTGTCGTACCCCGTGCCCCAGCCACCCCGTAA
- the rfbB gene encoding dTDP-glucose 4,6-dehydratase — protein MATRILVTGGAGFIGSHYVRTLLGPQGPGDVSVTVLDKLTYAGSPANLDEVRGHPHFTFRKGDICDAATVRELMAEHDQVVHFAAESHVDRSIDGGDEFIRTNVLGTHTLVNAAHSAGISTFVQISTDEVYGSIDQGSWPETHPLRPSSPYSSAKAAGDLVALSYHHTHGLDVRVTRCSNNYGHHHFPEKAIPLFITHLLDGKRIPLYGDGSHIRDWLHIDDHVQGIELVRTRGRAGEIYNIGGGTELSNRELTEMLLRELGADWDTSVQQVADRKGHDRRYSVDCTKISEELGYTPRVPFDKGLAETVQWYRDNRAWWEPLKARAAL, from the coding sequence ATGGCGACCCGGATACTCGTGACAGGGGGAGCCGGCTTCATCGGCTCCCACTACGTACGCACGCTGCTCGGCCCGCAGGGGCCCGGCGACGTGTCCGTCACCGTGCTCGACAAGCTCACCTACGCGGGCAGCCCCGCCAACCTCGACGAGGTACGCGGGCATCCGCACTTCACCTTTCGCAAAGGCGACATCTGCGACGCCGCCACCGTGCGCGAGCTGATGGCGGAACACGACCAGGTGGTGCACTTCGCCGCGGAGTCGCACGTGGACCGCTCGATCGACGGCGGCGACGAATTCATCCGCACGAACGTCCTCGGCACCCACACCCTCGTGAACGCCGCCCACTCGGCCGGGATCAGCACCTTCGTCCAGATCTCCACCGACGAGGTGTACGGCTCGATCGACCAGGGTTCCTGGCCCGAGACCCACCCGCTGCGCCCCAGCTCGCCGTACTCCTCGGCCAAGGCGGCCGGGGACCTGGTGGCGCTCTCCTACCACCACACCCATGGCCTGGACGTGCGCGTCACCCGCTGTTCGAACAACTACGGGCACCACCACTTCCCCGAAAAGGCCATCCCGCTCTTCATCACCCACCTGCTCGACGGCAAGCGGATCCCGCTCTACGGCGACGGCTCCCACATCCGGGACTGGCTGCACATCGACGATCACGTACAGGGCATCGAGCTGGTGCGCACCCGGGGCCGGGCCGGGGAGATCTACAACATCGGTGGCGGTACCGAGCTGTCCAACAGGGAGCTCACCGAGATGCTGCTCAGGGAACTGGGCGCGGACTGGGACACCTCTGTGCAGCAGGTGGCGGACCGCAAGGGCCATGACCGCCGCTACTCCGTCGACTGCACCAAGATCAGCGAAGAGCTGGGCTACACCCCGCGTGTCCCCTTCGACAAGGGACTCGCCGAGACCGTGCAGTGGTACCGCGACAACCGCGCCTGGTGGGAGCCCTTGAAGGCGCGAGCGGCACTGTGA
- the rfbD gene encoding dTDP-4-dehydrorhamnose reductase, translating to MTAHEARPWLVTGAQGLLARALLGHLAGAGITAVAAGRGDLDITDRKAVQAAFTGRPPAVVINCAAWTAVDAAEDHEAQALAVNGTGARLLAEACRASGSVLLQPSTDYVFDGRAREPYPEHAPTGPRSAYGRTKLAGEQAVLHTLPDTGYVVRTSWLYGAGGNSFVGTVLGLERERETLEVVDDQWGQPTWTADLAAQLVQLGRGALAGTAPAGVYHGSNGGATTWFAFCREIFRLLGADPERVRPLTSDRYARPAPRPAYSVLGHGRWHAAGMAPLRHWHAALAEALPAMRHRPAEEPAGPAGGPAAPAETSETMREEAEITCDRCP from the coding sequence GTGACGGCACACGAAGCGCGGCCCTGGCTGGTGACCGGCGCCCAGGGCCTGCTTGCCCGGGCCCTCCTCGGCCACCTGGCCGGTGCCGGCATCACCGCGGTCGCCGCCGGTCGCGGTGACCTGGACATCACCGACCGAAAGGCCGTGCAGGCGGCCTTCACCGGCCGTCCGCCCGCCGTGGTGATCAACTGCGCCGCATGGACCGCGGTCGACGCCGCTGAGGACCACGAGGCCCAGGCTCTCGCGGTCAACGGGACCGGCGCACGCCTGCTGGCCGAGGCGTGCCGCGCGTCGGGGAGTGTCCTGCTGCAGCCATCGACGGACTACGTATTCGACGGCCGCGCCCGCGAGCCGTACCCGGAGCACGCCCCGACCGGCCCCCGCAGCGCATACGGCCGCACCAAGCTGGCGGGTGAGCAGGCAGTGCTGCACACGCTGCCGGACACCGGCTATGTCGTGCGAACGTCCTGGCTCTACGGGGCGGGCGGAAACAGTTTCGTGGGCACCGTGCTCGGGCTGGAGCGCGAGCGGGAAACCCTTGAGGTGGTCGACGACCAGTGGGGCCAGCCGACCTGGACGGCCGATCTCGCCGCGCAGCTGGTCCAGTTGGGGCGGGGCGCGCTCGCCGGCACCGCTCCGGCGGGGGTGTACCACGGCAGCAACGGCGGTGCGACCACGTGGTTCGCCTTCTGCCGGGAGATCTTCCGTCTGCTCGGCGCGGATCCCGAGCGGGTGCGCCCCCTCACCAGCGACCGCTACGCCCGCCCGGCGCCCCGGCCTGCCTACAGCGTGCTCGGCCACGGCCGCTGGCACGCGGCAGGCATGGCACCACTCAGGCACTGGCACGCGGCACTGGCCGAGGCACTTCCCGCGATGCGGCACCGTCCGGCAGAAGAACCCGCAGGACCGGCCGGAGGACCAGCAGCTCCGGCAGAGACATCCGAGACCATGCGCGAGGAAGCCGAGATTACATGCGACCGCTGTCCATAG
- the rfbC gene encoding dTDP-4-dehydrorhamnose 3,5-epimerase: MRPLSIEGAWIHEPEVFADDRGSFHEWFRKDAFRTATGQELPLAQANLSVSRHGALRGIHFAESPPGQAKYITCVRGAILDVVVDVRTGSPTFRQWETARLDDTNNRAVYLSEGLGHAFIALTDEATVVYLCSEGYAPEREHGIHPLDPDLAIGWPTGITPLLSPKDAQAPAFAEVHRQGLLPSYDTCTDLRNRLRHH, encoded by the coding sequence ATGCGACCGCTGTCCATAGAAGGCGCCTGGATCCACGAACCCGAAGTCTTCGCCGACGACCGGGGAAGCTTTCACGAGTGGTTCAGGAAAGACGCATTCCGCACGGCTACCGGACAGGAACTCCCCCTCGCCCAGGCCAATCTCTCCGTATCCCGCCACGGCGCCCTGCGCGGCATCCATTTCGCGGAATCCCCTCCGGGACAGGCGAAATACATCACGTGTGTGCGCGGCGCCATTCTCGATGTCGTCGTCGATGTCCGGACGGGCTCCCCGACATTCCGGCAGTGGGAGACGGCACGCCTCGACGACACCAACAACCGTGCCGTCTATCTCTCCGAGGGACTGGGCCATGCCTTCATCGCCCTCACCGATGAGGCCACCGTCGTCTACCTGTGCTCCGAGGGGTACGCCCCCGAGCGCGAACACGGCATTCACCCACTGGACCCGGACCTCGCCATCGGCTGGCCCACCGGCATCACCCCCTTGCTGTCTCCGAAGGACGCCCAGGCCCCCGCCTTCGCCGAGGTGCACCGGCAGGGACTGCTGCCCTCCTACGACACCTGCACGGACCTCCGAAACCGGCTCCGCCACCACTGA
- a CDS encoding macrolide family glycosyltransferase, translated as MNSSLPGTRPAAHIAMFSVAAHGHVNPSLELIRELVRRGHRVTYAIAESFADTVAATGAEPRIITSTLPTSEDRDAWGGELIDHLRLFLADAGRALPQLLKAYQDDRPDLILYDPMAYAARALADRWRIPAIQLSPHAVAWEGYEDDMAAELSGPPGHGVAASEPGGRQAHAWLANNGTAIGPGRIARRPERCIALLSKVLQPHADRVDSAVYTFTGPCRADRSRRGDWSRPAGAEKVVLISLGTVFTKAPDFYRACAAAFGDLPGWHVVLQIGAGLDPTELGEVPDNIEVRTWVPQLAILEQADAFITHAGASSAQEGLACGVPMVAVPQAVDQFANAEMLAALGVARYLPKDRATPRNLREAVLSLLNDPDVPRHVSRLQQHLAHEGGTRQAADLVEAALPSPL; from the coding sequence ATGAACTCTTCGCTCCCCGGGACCCGGCCCGCCGCCCATATCGCCATGTTCAGCGTCGCGGCCCACGGTCATGTCAATCCGAGCCTCGAACTGATCCGTGAACTCGTCCGCCGTGGGCACCGGGTCACCTATGCCATCGCCGAGTCCTTCGCCGACACCGTCGCCGCCACCGGCGCCGAACCCAGAATCATCACGTCCACGCTGCCCACGAGCGAGGACCGGGATGCCTGGGGAGGCGAACTGATCGACCACCTCCGACTCTTCCTCGCCGACGCAGGCCGGGCGCTTCCACAGCTGCTCAAGGCCTACCAGGACGACCGCCCCGACCTGATCCTGTACGACCCGATGGCCTACGCCGCACGGGCCCTCGCCGACCGCTGGAGGATCCCGGCCATCCAGCTCTCCCCGCACGCGGTCGCCTGGGAGGGCTACGAGGACGACATGGCAGCCGAGCTGTCGGGGCCACCGGGCCACGGCGTGGCGGCGTCGGAACCCGGGGGCCGGCAGGCACACGCCTGGCTCGCCAACAACGGCACCGCGATCGGACCGGGCCGCATCGCCCGCCGCCCCGAGCGCTGTATCGCGCTGCTCTCGAAGGTCCTGCAGCCGCACGCCGACCGGGTCGACAGTGCTGTCTACACCTTCACCGGCCCCTGCCGGGCCGACCGCAGCCGCCGCGGCGACTGGTCGCGCCCGGCCGGTGCGGAGAAGGTGGTCCTGATATCACTCGGCACGGTCTTCACCAAGGCCCCCGACTTCTACCGCGCATGTGCCGCCGCCTTCGGTGACCTGCCGGGATGGCACGTCGTACTGCAGATCGGCGCCGGCCTCGACCCCACCGAACTCGGCGAGGTCCCCGACAACATCGAGGTGCGCACCTGGGTCCCCCAGCTGGCGATCCTGGAACAGGCCGACGCCTTCATCACACACGCGGGCGCGAGCAGCGCGCAGGAGGGCCTGGCCTGTGGTGTGCCGATGGTGGCCGTCCCCCAGGCAGTCGATCAATTCGCCAACGCGGAAATGCTCGCTGCGCTGGGCGTCGCCCGCTACCTGCCCAAGGACCGGGCCACACCGCGAAACCTGCGGGAGGCGGTGCTCTCCCTCCTCAACGATCCGGACGTCCCACGCCATGTCTCCCGGCTCCAGCAGCACTTGGCCCACGAGGGCGGCACCCGCCAAGCCGCGGACCTCGTCGAGGCAGCACTCCCCAGCCCTCTCTGA
- a CDS encoding asparaginase → MHPVFSARMNVVVIGMGGTISGVSEGRTGFETYEPGRIPVAELVNALRPEIDEIADVGSEEFGSKSSGEYTILDYYDLSRRVDASLRHADAVVICSGTAALTELAYFLDLTVRSGKPVVLTGAMRPWTVLGSDGPPNLYNAVRLAASGRTRRLGTTVLLNDQILPARDATKTDTLRLHTFSTSEYGALGTVDEKEIRLQRVPARPEAGVRTPFDLAAIPRDGLPRIEIAGSYVDAGGEAITASVHAGASGIVFAGVPSPRQLAAARAAERDVTFVAANGYGAGAMRVQSKQVDVISAGDLAPNKARILLMLARAVTSDQIRIRDWFATIGNAQF, encoded by the coding sequence ATGCATCCTGTGTTCAGCGCGAGAATGAATGTCGTCGTCATCGGAATGGGGGGAACCATTTCCGGGGTCTCCGAAGGGCGGACCGGATTCGAGACATATGAGCCGGGCCGGATTCCGGTCGCCGAATTAGTGAACGCATTACGGCCGGAGATCGATGAGATCGCGGACGTCGGAAGCGAGGAATTCGGATCCAAGAGTTCCGGGGAGTACACGATCCTCGACTACTACGACCTCTCCCGGCGCGTGGACGCGTCCCTGCGGCACGCGGACGCGGTGGTGATCTGCAGTGGAACCGCCGCCCTCACCGAACTCGCGTACTTCCTCGACCTGACCGTCCGCAGCGGCAAGCCCGTGGTCCTCACCGGTGCGATGCGTCCGTGGACGGTGCTGGGGAGCGACGGCCCGCCCAATCTCTACAACGCCGTCCGGCTCGCCGCGAGCGGGCGGACCCGCCGGCTCGGGACCACGGTCCTGCTGAACGACCAGATACTGCCGGCGCGCGACGCCACCAAGACCGACACCCTTCGGCTGCACACCTTCAGCACCTCCGAATACGGCGCGCTCGGTACCGTGGACGAGAAGGAGATCCGCCTCCAGCGTGTCCCCGCACGTCCCGAGGCGGGCGTGCGAACGCCGTTCGACCTGGCAGCGATCCCACGGGACGGCCTGCCCCGGATAGAGATCGCGGGGTCGTACGTGGACGCGGGCGGCGAGGCCATCACCGCGAGCGTGCATGCGGGCGCCAGCGGCATCGTGTTCGCCGGAGTGCCCTCACCGCGGCAGCTCGCGGCGGCCCGGGCGGCCGAGCGCGACGTCACATTCGTGGCGGCCAACGGCTACGGCGCGGGCGCCATGCGCGTGCAGTCGAAGCAGGTGGATGTCATCAGCGCCGGCGATCTCGCGCCGAACAAGGCGCGCATCTTGCTGATGCTGGCGCGCGCGGTGACATCGGATCAGATCCGTATCCGCGACTGGTTCGCCACGATCGGAAACGCTCAGTTCTGA
- a CDS encoding TetR-like C-terminal domain-containing protein yields the protein MSARTQAGNRGGRPRDSRVDDAIASAVRELLAEVGYARLTTAAVAARAGVGKAAIYRRHAGKQEMIFDVLVPGQFLAVAPDRGSLRADLAAVLAEVADSMAAPPPGTIPGLLADVQADPALRKRFDAKYLAAQRRTLTEVLDRAAARGELTARPGPAALNALLVGPVFAWLFLLSESPDQLPALTSLLLDAALALIGAGDPGAQDGSGSEIVT from the coding sequence ATGTCTGCGCGCACACAAGCCGGAAACCGGGGCGGCCGCCCCCGGGACAGCCGCGTCGATGACGCCATCGCGTCCGCCGTTCGAGAGCTGCTGGCCGAGGTGGGGTACGCACGGCTCACGACGGCCGCGGTCGCGGCGCGGGCCGGGGTGGGCAAGGCGGCGATCTACCGGCGCCACGCCGGCAAACAAGAAATGATCTTTGACGTACTCGTGCCCGGCCAGTTCCTGGCCGTGGCACCCGACCGCGGATCGCTCCGTGCCGACCTGGCCGCCGTGCTCGCCGAAGTCGCGGACAGCATGGCCGCTCCGCCGCCAGGCACGATTCCCGGCCTGCTGGCCGACGTCCAGGCCGACCCCGCACTACGCAAACGGTTCGACGCGAAATACCTCGCCGCCCAGCGCCGCACCCTCACGGAGGTCCTGGACCGCGCGGCCGCGCGCGGCGAGCTCACGGCCCGCCCCGGCCCGGCCGCCCTCAACGCCCTGCTGGTCGGCCCCGTCTTCGCCTGGCTGTTCCTGCTGTCCGAATCCCCCGACCAACTCCCCGCCCTGACCTCTCTACTTCTCGACGCGGCACTTGCCCTCATCGGAGCCGGAGACCCCGGCGCCCAGGACGGTTCCGGCAGCGAGATCGTGACGTAA